A section of the Phaseolus vulgaris cultivar G19833 chromosome 8, P. vulgaris v2.0, whole genome shotgun sequence genome encodes:
- the LOC137824848 gene encoding uncharacterized protein has product MVEKARKEYLMQVQETIKIEILMGQTVGPLDCKVVELQAENSSLRERSQMVEELQAENASLRQQDSQRVEMLKSAKEATAAAERKLEEAVGKLSEAASSLAALTTQRDAAEASRRSLEAEKEDLMNVGADSLIDGFELALEQVRCVLPELDLSQFSIHHSVVDGKLRPPTP; this is encoded by the coding sequence atggtggagaaggccaggaAGGAGTATTTGAtgcaggtccaggagaccatcaagatcgagatcttgatggggcagactgttggtCCTCTGGACTGCAAGGTGGTAGAGCTACAGGCTGAGAATTCTTCCTTGCGCGAACGGAgtcagatggtggaggagttacaggctgagaacgcctccctacgccaacaggaTTCTCAGCGGGTGGAGATGCTCAAGTCTGCCAAAGAGGCAACTGCTGCTGCTGAAAggaagcttgaggaggcagtgggcaagctgtctgaagctgcctcctcccttgctgccctcaccacgcagagggatgctgcagaggcttcgaggcgaagtctggaggcggagaaagaggacttgatgaacgtgggcgctGATTCCCTCATcgatggattcgagctggcgctcgagcaagtccgctgcgtcctcccagaactggacctttcacaattcagcattcatcactcggtggtagatggaaaacttAGGCCTCCTACTCCCTGA